Proteins found in one Deltaproteobacteria bacterium IMCC39524 genomic segment:
- a CDS encoding patatin-like phospholipase family protein: MAKQLKIGLALGGGAARAFSHIGVLAGLTKHGIPIDIVTGTSMGAIIGAMFATRPDVAAIKARFAAYFESEVFAKSGFNFFKELDSHDEGLLAEMGRLARRGLFNTMMVTKTSLVNGDIAANSYAYLLEDLRVEETIIPFAAVALDLRSGESVVLKQGRLREVIAASCAMPGALNPVKLEGRLLVDGGWSSTVPITAARQLGADFVIAVDVGDAPGVFKEPRNALDVIARADALARAALNREQLQDADIVLSPKNGVTHWADFSTTARAIERGEVEVERQIGALQSALKKASRPKAFALGRLLGLPQ; this comes from the coding sequence ATGGCAAAACAACTTAAAATTGGACTGGCCCTTGGGGGAGGTGCAGCGCGGGCTTTTTCCCACATCGGAGTCCTTGCCGGGCTGACCAAGCATGGCATCCCCATCGATATTGTAACAGGCACCAGCATGGGAGCGATTATCGGTGCCATGTTCGCGACAAGGCCTGACGTAGCTGCGATCAAGGCACGCTTTGCGGCTTACTTTGAAAGCGAAGTCTTTGCCAAGTCCGGCTTCAACTTTTTCAAGGAGCTTGATTCTCACGACGAAGGGCTTCTCGCTGAGATGGGCCGATTGGCGAGACGCGGCCTGTTTAATACTATGATGGTGACCAAAACCTCTCTGGTCAATGGGGACATTGCTGCAAACAGTTATGCTTATCTCCTTGAAGATTTACGCGTCGAAGAGACAATTATTCCCTTTGCGGCTGTCGCCCTCGACCTGCGGAGTGGCGAATCTGTTGTCCTCAAGCAAGGTCGGTTGCGTGAGGTGATTGCCGCCTCCTGTGCCATGCCAGGGGCACTTAACCCTGTCAAACTTGAGGGTCGATTGCTGGTCGATGGCGGCTGGTCTTCAACGGTTCCGATAACGGCCGCCCGCCAACTTGGTGCTGACTTTGTCATCGCGGTAGACGTGGGAGACGCACCCGGTGTGTTCAAAGAACCGCGCAATGCGCTTGATGTCATTGCCCGCGCCGATGCCTTGGCCCGCGCAGCACTCAACAGAGAACAGCTCCAGGACGCCGACATCGTTCTTTCACCAAAAAACGGGGTTACCCACTGGGCCGACTTTTCCACGACTGCCCGAGCAATTGAACGTGGTGAAGTAGAAGTGGAGCGGCAGATTGGTGCGTTGCAGAGCGCGCTCAAAAAGGCGAGCAGGCCAAAGGCTTTTGCCTTGGGGAGGCTTTTGGGGCTGCCACAGTAA
- a CDS encoding DegQ family serine endoprotease has translation MRWKTPLFVLFVLLITGALAIATPSTVLSHDQGLESLKQTGMAFRSVVKKVSPAVVFIKVEKEVSTQNAPQFFSPYGSPFDDEFFRYFFGEPPEDRSPQPPPRKRQEVGQGSGFLTTPDGYILTNNHVVGDSDRVYVQMLDGREYQAEIIGSDPGSDLAVIKINESDLPFLQLGNSEDLEVGDWVLAVGNPFGLSHTLTAGIVSAKGRSGIGLSDYEDFIQTDAAINPGNSGGPLVNLEGEVIGINTAIFSRSGGYMGIGFAIPINMAKDIRDQLIEHGEVRRGRLGIYIQDITQDLAESFELDNVEGILITQVVEKSPAEDAGLQRGDIVLEIDGDKVVNVANLRNRISLTTPGSNVNLTILRDGDKKDVRVIIGKLDSSSLSQNQQENEVSKLGLRLHQLTPELADRYGYENEKGVLISNVEGGSAAYRAGLKNGDLILQINRQAVSTVEDAIKHLRNGVGNVILLLVRRGDSALYVALKAE, from the coding sequence ATGCGCTGGAAAACACCACTTTTTGTACTCTTTGTGTTGTTGATAACAGGAGCTCTTGCCATAGCAACCCCATCAACCGTGTTGAGTCATGACCAAGGCCTTGAAAGTTTAAAGCAGACCGGGATGGCCTTTCGCAGTGTCGTAAAAAAAGTTTCACCAGCTGTCGTTTTTATTAAGGTCGAAAAGGAAGTAAGCACGCAAAACGCCCCACAGTTTTTTTCACCATACGGCAGTCCCTTTGATGATGAATTTTTTCGGTATTTTTTCGGCGAGCCTCCTGAGGATCGCAGTCCCCAGCCGCCTCCAAGAAAAAGACAGGAAGTCGGTCAAGGCTCGGGCTTTTTGACAACTCCAGATGGTTATATCCTGACCAACAACCATGTTGTCGGTGATTCGGATCGCGTCTATGTACAAATGCTTGATGGTCGAGAGTATCAGGCCGAGATCATCGGTAGTGATCCCGGCAGTGATCTCGCTGTCATTAAAATTAATGAGTCAGATTTGCCGTTTTTACAGCTGGGCAATTCTGAAGACTTGGAAGTTGGCGACTGGGTTCTTGCCGTAGGCAATCCCTTTGGGTTGTCCCACACCCTGACGGCAGGCATTGTCAGCGCCAAGGGCCGCAGCGGTATCGGGTTGAGTGATTATGAGGATTTTATTCAAACGGATGCGGCCATCAACCCGGGGAACTCAGGCGGCCCGTTAGTTAACCTCGAAGGGGAGGTCATTGGGATTAATACGGCCATATTCAGTCGCAGCGGTGGCTATATGGGAATTGGCTTCGCGATACCGATAAACATGGCAAAAGACATCAGGGATCAACTGATTGAACACGGGGAGGTAAGACGTGGACGTCTAGGTATTTATATTCAGGATATAACGCAGGACTTGGCTGAGTCTTTTGAGCTGGATAACGTGGAAGGAATCTTGATCACACAGGTTGTGGAAAAATCTCCGGCAGAAGACGCTGGTCTTCAGCGAGGTGATATTGTCTTAGAAATTGACGGTGACAAGGTTGTCAACGTTGCCAATTTACGCAACCGCATTTCATTAACCACTCCGGGCAGCAATGTCAACTTAACCATTTTGCGTGATGGCGACAAAAAAGATGTAAGAGTCATAATCGGTAAATTGGACTCTAGCAGTCTGAGTCAAAACCAGCAGGAGAATGAGGTTTCAAAGCTGGGACTCAGGTTACACCAACTAACCCCTGAACTTGCAGACCGCTATGGCTATGAGAATGAAAAAGGTGTCTTAATCTCTAATGTTGAGGGCGGCTCTGCTGCTTACAGGGCCGGGTTAAAAAACGGGGACTTGATCCTTCAGATAAACAGGCAGGCGGTATCGACTGTTGAAGATGCAATAAAACACCTACGGAATGGGGTCGGAAATGTAATTTTGTTGTTGGTCAGGAGGGGAGACAGCGCATTGTACGTTGCCTTGAAAGCGGAGTAG
- a CDS encoding L,D-transpeptidase family protein, whose amino-acid sequence MAELSEAFPIVSGETRTTITTGGETLMELARREGFGYEIVANSNRSVDPWILKRGTTIILPGQVIVPRGSIAGLNINLAELRLFHILTLNDGRYKVSVYPLGIGRAGKETPEGTSYVTIKKQAPQWRVPEELRKQDPALPQVMSPGPQNPLGDYWIGLSKPGYGLHGTNRPFGVGRRVSNGCMRMYPEDVAVLYEQVEIDTPVRISYQPVKAAIRDDRLLLEVHPDYLGRFGDLFQQALTVISKTRWAGAIDYSRVRIVVRAQSSMPEVVGQILDE is encoded by the coding sequence GTGGCTGAATTGTCGGAAGCGTTTCCTATTGTCTCTGGCGAAACAAGAACAACGATAACAACCGGCGGTGAAACCTTGATGGAGCTTGCTCGCCGTGAAGGTTTCGGCTACGAGATCGTGGCAAACAGCAACCGATCGGTTGACCCGTGGATTCTCAAAAGGGGCACAACGATTATCCTGCCAGGCCAGGTTATTGTACCGCGCGGATCAATCGCGGGCCTAAACATCAATCTGGCTGAGCTGCGGTTGTTTCACATCCTTACCTTGAATGACGGACGCTACAAAGTGAGTGTATACCCTCTCGGCATTGGCCGAGCGGGGAAAGAGACCCCTGAAGGGACTTCTTACGTCACAATAAAAAAGCAAGCCCCTCAATGGCGTGTTCCGGAGGAGTTGCGCAAGCAGGACCCGGCTCTGCCACAGGTTATGTCTCCTGGACCGCAAAACCCTCTGGGTGATTACTGGATTGGCTTGTCGAAGCCCGGCTATGGCCTTCACGGCACCAACCGCCCTTTTGGAGTGGGCAGGCGAGTGAGCAACGGCTGCATGCGTATGTACCCGGAGGATGTTGCCGTTCTTTATGAACAGGTTGAAATAGACACACCCGTGAGGATAAGTTACCAACCGGTCAAGGCGGCAATCCGTGATGACCGCCTTTTGCTCGAGGTTCATCCAGACTACTTGGGACGATTTGGTGATCTGTTTCAGCAAGCATTAACTGTGATTTCGAAAACGAGATGGGCTGGCGCGATCGACTACTCCCGGGTAAGAATCGTTGTCAGAGCACAAAGCAGCATGCCAGAAGTCGTAGGTCAGATATTAGACGAGTAG
- a CDS encoding M48 family metalloprotease, translated as MTHRLLKGCFELRINTQNWIRHSAINRMQTLALLIFLAGYLALLGWILWGSDGIFMLMVLGVMLVLFSPTASPQLVMRLYRARPITKSEAPQIYQALNELSRRAGLNDLPVPHYLPTNVINAFAVGTREKSAIAITDGLIRTLDWRELVGVLAHEVSHIRNNDICVMGLADMASRFTSTLSTIGQILLLLNLPLILFSEHHINWWAVLILLFAPQISALAQLGLSRVREYDADLNAAMLTGDPEGLARALVKLERRQNPLWRRVIMPGYRTPEPSLLRTHPPTEERVNRLLELEEGLRPNVLTPPYENLFAEWDLASGQRIRKPRWHVSGLWH; from the coding sequence ATGACTCACAGGCTTTTGAAGGGTTGCTTTGAATTGAGGATTAACACGCAAAACTGGATACGCCATTCGGCAATCAATCGGATGCAGACTTTGGCGTTACTTATCTTTCTGGCTGGGTACTTAGCGTTGCTGGGGTGGATTCTCTGGGGCTCCGACGGGATTTTCATGCTCATGGTGCTCGGCGTGATGCTGGTATTATTTAGCCCAACAGCTTCCCCGCAACTGGTCATGCGTCTGTACCGAGCGCGCCCTATCACAAAGAGCGAGGCTCCGCAGATTTATCAGGCGTTAAATGAGCTGTCTCGAAGAGCGGGGTTAAATGACCTTCCTGTCCCTCATTATTTGCCAACTAATGTTATCAATGCTTTTGCTGTTGGCACACGAGAGAAATCAGCGATTGCAATCACTGATGGACTAATCAGAACGTTAGACTGGAGAGAACTGGTCGGAGTGTTGGCACATGAGGTGAGTCATATTCGCAACAACGATATCTGTGTTATGGGTCTTGCTGACATGGCCAGTCGATTCACCAGTACGCTCTCGACCATCGGACAGATTCTCTTGCTGCTGAATTTGCCACTTATCTTATTTTCTGAGCACCATATCAACTGGTGGGCCGTGCTCATTCTGTTGTTTGCCCCCCAAATCAGCGCGCTGGCACAGTTAGGCCTCTCGCGGGTCCGCGAATATGACGCTGATCTTAATGCGGCCATGCTAACTGGTGACCCAGAAGGGCTGGCGCGGGCGCTGGTTAAACTGGAGAGAAGGCAGAACCCTCTTTGGCGACGCGTAATCATGCCAGGCTATCGAACACCAGAACCATCGCTATTGAGAACGCATCCACCAACAGAAGAGCGCGTAAATCGACTCCTCGAACTGGAAGAGGGCCTTCGCCCGAATGTTTTAACACCACCATATGAAAATTTATTTGCTGAGTGGGACTTAGCAAGCGGCCAACGGATTCGTAAGCCGCGGTGGCATGTTAGTGGTTTATGGCACTAA
- a CDS encoding J domain-containing protein, producing MEFKDYYKILGVSRKDGTKEIKKAYRKLARKYHPDINPGDSAAAQKFQDINEAHEVLSDPEKRQQYDRFGSQWQQYQRSGGKPEDFNWGERPFSQSRSYTYKTVNPEDFEELFGTRGGFSDFFNNLFGGANQQRTKSGVAEKRFYREMQSRQGGDQEHSLQVTLDEAFHGSKRVLEWSGGRKIDVKIPRGVKTGSRVRLKGQGGAGVGGGKAGDLYLLIEVLPDKRFLRDNDDLKTTVQVNLFTMLLGGKSAVPGIDRTVTLEIPPETRNGRVFRLRGMGMPKSSHPNQRGDLYVTVETLLPQNLTDEEKKLIEKWKKIH from the coding sequence GTGGAATTCAAAGATTATTACAAAATTCTGGGCGTGAGTCGCAAAGACGGTACGAAGGAGATAAAAAAAGCCTATCGTAAGCTGGCACGGAAATATCATCCTGACATCAACCCCGGTGACAGCGCGGCCGCACAAAAATTTCAGGACATCAACGAAGCCCACGAGGTACTCTCCGACCCTGAAAAACGTCAGCAATACGATCGCTTTGGTTCACAGTGGCAACAATATCAGAGAAGCGGAGGTAAGCCTGAAGACTTTAACTGGGGGGAAAGACCTTTTTCACAAAGCAGGAGTTACACCTACAAAACGGTCAACCCTGAGGATTTTGAAGAACTGTTTGGCACCAGAGGCGGCTTTTCGGATTTTTTCAACAACCTGTTCGGTGGAGCAAACCAGCAGCGAACCAAAAGTGGTGTTGCAGAGAAACGTTTCTACCGTGAAATGCAATCAAGGCAGGGTGGAGATCAAGAACATTCCCTCCAGGTGACACTTGATGAAGCCTTTCACGGTTCAAAGCGCGTACTGGAATGGTCTGGTGGCCGAAAAATTGATGTCAAAATTCCTCGTGGGGTCAAGACCGGATCGCGGGTTCGACTTAAGGGACAAGGTGGAGCCGGTGTCGGGGGAGGCAAAGCAGGGGACCTTTATCTTCTCATCGAAGTTTTACCCGACAAACGTTTTCTGCGCGACAATGATGATCTAAAAACCACTGTTCAAGTTAATTTATTCACAATGTTGTTGGGCGGCAAAAGCGCGGTCCCGGGCATTGATCGAACGGTCACTCTGGAGATCCCCCCCGAGACTCGAAATGGCCGGGTATTCCGCCTGCGAGGCATGGGAATGCCAAAGTCCAGTCACCCGAACCAGAGGGGTGATCTTTACGTGACAGTGGAGACTCTTCTGCCGCAGAATCTGACAGACGAAGAGAAAAAACTAATTGAAAAGTGGAAGAAGATCCATTGA
- a CDS encoding Hsp20/alpha crystallin family protein yields MTLRDIIPWKHNKDISTERRTGHPLQRLHWGIDRLFDDFMQDWDWPATLEEGVLAPRTDVSETDKEVTVTAEMPGLDEKDIDVSLERDSIVIRGNKESKKEDEGKSYYRVERAYSSFYRAIPLPCEIDDKKIKAVYKKGLLTVHLPKAHDVARKRKQIEIH; encoded by the coding sequence ATGACACTTCGAGATATAATTCCATGGAAACACAATAAGGATATCAGCACAGAGAGGCGAACGGGCCATCCTCTGCAACGGCTTCACTGGGGGATTGATCGCTTGTTTGATGATTTCATGCAAGACTGGGATTGGCCTGCAACGTTGGAAGAGGGGGTGCTTGCGCCTCGCACCGATGTTTCTGAAACCGATAAAGAGGTGACCGTAACGGCGGAGATGCCTGGTTTGGATGAAAAAGATATTGATGTCTCTCTGGAACGGGATTCTATTGTTATTCGAGGCAACAAAGAGTCCAAAAAGGAGGATGAAGGGAAGTCCTATTATCGTGTAGAGAGGGCCTACAGCTCTTTTTACCGTGCGATTCCATTGCCTTGCGAAATTGACGACAAAAAGATAAAAGCAGTTTATAAAAAGGGCCTTTTGACAGTGCATTTGCCCAAAGCTCATGATGTAGCTCGAAAGCGTAAACAGATTGAAATTCATTAG
- a CDS encoding chemotaxis protein CheB has protein sequence MTKKKPPIPSDQQTLDNHQYDPCFAVVGIGASAGGFTAVRQLLATIPDDTGMAFVLVQHLNPTYHSNLAELLSKATSMPVLTIENDMPIQPNKVYVIPPAQSLSLEGRTLKLMPRDRGTVPTLSIDHFFLSLASNLHESCIGVVLSGTGSDGSKGLKAIKAEGGITFAQDGKSAEFPEMPCHAIAAGCVDLVLPPEGIGREIARLARHPVFQLPPKTATSAEIFEELDKDVIEQILDNLKALGFDYVGYKRTTVSRRILRRMAINKLNKLTEYADYLREHSEEAAALNEDMLIKVTSFFRDPAAFEALSQTVYPAIVDGKGEDNPLRIWVPGCATGQEVYSIALSLLEFMEAQGYSVPIQVFGTDISEPAINKARRGLFTKAEVADLSQMRLQTFFDETRDGYQVKKSVRELCVFARQDFTHDPPFSRLDLISCRNVLIYFDSNLQKKVMPLFHYALNPGAFLLLGASESIGSFDELFVPANKRQRLFYKKNGPQLAEHEFSQQPKANVIKLPHSPFFAPQADSATSPDLQTLTDRILLCKYHPAAVVIDQEMNLLHFRGDTSFYLRPMPGKASLKLMKMVHDDLRMELRTLIYSTKKKQTPQRKENLRITLKDALHGLNLEVIPFSGPDNTALYLVLFEPLELQKDTTQGPKARQGMAASASEEELLRLRQDLYSTREYMQTLIEDRDKSLEDTKIANEEILSSNEELQSINEELETAKEELESSNEELSTVNAELQARNAELTQSHGDLRNLLLSAQIPFVIVEADLRIRLVSPNAEGTFNISQNDVGQPISVLNLHLLLPGLEEILRNTIRTGEPFEKEILDRRNLWNLLRIRPYKTMEEKIEGAVITLFDIDRLKKSMQDIETAHKYALRIVDTIKDPLLVLDSELRVKSANPAFYEKFQAAPHQTEGKSIFELGSGQWDNPDLRLLLEKILPKSTQMDNFQLTVDFPHLGPRSMLLSARKMRVRETAQDSILLGIQDATERLNMEASLRQAKREAEKASQAKSEFLATMSHEIRTPMTTIIGVIELLQQGNLKPELLRCLALADTAAESLMELLGDILDFSRIEADRLTLKREKFDLRHGISEVTDIMQLQAEKKGLAMRLDIGSDVPKDFIGDQMRLRQVLVNLVSNAIKFTEQGEVKISVNLLPAEQTEQNSPMLIFSVRDTGIGIPQENIKGMFNGFTQLDSSNTREHGGVGLGLSICKGLVERMGGKIRAKSRVGEGSTLSFTIPLQSASDEDEQPSAQTKSAGELCVSFRPLRILVAEDDPMLRSLLTMQTAESNLDLVIVENGRDAIEAWRNSSFDLILMDIQMPYLDGYEVTRLIRTQEEEAGGHIPIIALSAHASEESQEIALRAGMDDYLVKPLRLEKIYETVARYVKTDGEKPD, from the coding sequence ATGACGAAAAAGAAACCCCCGATTCCTTCTGATCAGCAAACATTAGATAATCATCAATACGACCCCTGCTTTGCGGTGGTCGGTATAGGTGCCTCGGCCGGTGGCTTCACTGCTGTCAGGCAGCTGCTCGCAACGATCCCCGACGATACGGGCATGGCCTTTGTCCTGGTCCAACACCTGAACCCCACCTACCACAGCAACCTTGCCGAGTTGCTTTCCAAAGCAACCAGCATGCCGGTTCTCACCATTGAGAACGACATGCCGATCCAGCCGAACAAGGTTTATGTCATTCCTCCGGCGCAGTCACTGTCGCTTGAAGGGCGAACCCTGAAACTGATGCCGCGTGACAGGGGCACTGTCCCAACTCTCTCTATCGATCATTTTTTTCTATCCTTGGCTTCAAATTTACATGAATCCTGTATCGGCGTGGTTCTCTCCGGCACAGGTTCCGACGGCAGCAAAGGCCTGAAGGCGATCAAGGCAGAAGGCGGAATAACCTTCGCCCAAGACGGAAAGAGCGCCGAGTTTCCAGAGATGCCATGCCATGCAATCGCCGCAGGCTGCGTGGACCTGGTCCTGCCCCCTGAAGGAATTGGCCGCGAAATCGCCAGGCTGGCACGGCATCCTGTCTTTCAGTTGCCGCCCAAGACTGCCACCTCAGCTGAAATCTTTGAGGAACTGGACAAGGATGTGATTGAACAGATCCTCGATAACTTGAAAGCTCTGGGGTTTGATTATGTCGGTTACAAGCGCACCACTGTCAGTCGACGCATCCTGCGCCGCATGGCGATCAATAAGTTGAATAAGCTGACTGAGTATGCCGACTACCTGCGAGAGCACTCTGAGGAGGCCGCCGCACTGAATGAGGATATGCTGATCAAGGTCACCAGTTTCTTCCGCGACCCGGCAGCCTTCGAAGCCCTCAGCCAAACAGTCTACCCTGCGATTGTTGACGGCAAAGGAGAGGACAACCCGTTGCGCATCTGGGTTCCCGGCTGCGCGACCGGACAAGAAGTCTACTCCATAGCTCTCAGCCTGCTGGAATTTATGGAAGCCCAAGGATATTCTGTGCCAATTCAAGTCTTTGGCACCGATATCAGCGAACCGGCAATCAACAAGGCTCGGCGTGGTTTATTTACAAAAGCTGAGGTTGCAGACCTCAGTCAGATGAGGCTACAGACATTCTTTGACGAAACCCGTGATGGCTACCAGGTTAAGAAATCGGTTCGTGAACTATGTGTCTTCGCTCGTCAGGACTTCACCCACGATCCACCATTCTCTCGTTTAGACTTGATAAGCTGCCGCAATGTCCTGATTTACTTCGATTCAAACTTACAGAAGAAGGTCATGCCCCTATTCCATTACGCTCTTAACCCCGGTGCCTTCCTCTTGCTTGGCGCTTCAGAAAGTATCGGCTCTTTCGATGAACTTTTTGTTCCTGCGAATAAGAGGCAGCGGCTTTTTTACAAAAAGAATGGTCCGCAACTAGCAGAGCACGAATTCAGTCAGCAACCGAAAGCGAATGTCATTAAATTGCCCCACTCGCCGTTTTTCGCTCCGCAGGCGGACTCTGCAACCTCGCCTGATTTACAGACACTGACCGACCGGATTCTGTTGTGCAAGTACCATCCGGCAGCAGTTGTGATTGACCAGGAAATGAATCTTTTGCATTTTCGTGGTGACACCAGCTTTTACCTGCGGCCTATGCCTGGCAAGGCAAGTCTAAAGCTAATGAAGATGGTGCATGATGACTTGCGCATGGAATTGCGCACCTTGATCTACAGCACTAAAAAAAAACAGACACCCCAGCGTAAAGAGAATTTGCGCATTACTCTCAAAGACGCTCTCCATGGCCTCAATCTGGAGGTTATTCCCTTTAGCGGGCCGGACAATACGGCCCTGTACCTGGTGCTGTTCGAGCCGCTGGAGTTGCAAAAAGACACCACACAGGGTCCAAAGGCCAGGCAAGGAATGGCCGCTTCTGCTTCCGAAGAGGAATTATTGCGACTGCGACAGGACCTGTATTCGACCAGGGAATATATGCAGACCCTGATCGAAGACCGCGACAAGTCGCTGGAAGACACCAAGATAGCGAACGAAGAAATCCTTTCCAGCAACGAGGAATTGCAGAGCATCAATGAAGAGCTGGAGACCGCCAAGGAAGAGCTGGAATCGAGCAACGAAGAGCTTTCGACTGTCAATGCCGAGCTACAGGCCAGAAATGCTGAGCTGACCCAGTCTCATGGGGACCTCCGCAACTTACTGCTTAGCGCCCAGATTCCTTTCGTGATTGTTGAAGCAGATTTGCGCATCCGCCTTGTCAGCCCAAATGCAGAAGGCACCTTCAACATCAGCCAGAACGACGTCGGACAACCGATCAGCGTCCTCAATTTACATCTATTATTGCCGGGTCTGGAAGAAATCCTGCGAAACACTATTCGCACCGGAGAGCCCTTTGAAAAGGAGATTCTGGATCGAAGAAACCTCTGGAACCTGCTGCGTATCCGCCCTTATAAAACCATGGAAGAAAAAATCGAAGGTGCGGTCATCACCCTTTTTGACATCGACCGACTGAAAAAGAGTATGCAGGACATCGAAACGGCCCACAAGTATGCCTTGCGCATCGTCGATACGATAAAAGATCCTCTGCTGGTTCTCGATTCCGAGCTTCGGGTCAAATCCGCCAACCCCGCTTTTTATGAAAAGTTCCAGGCAGCACCACACCAGACCGAGGGGAAAAGTATTTTTGAATTGGGCTCCGGGCAGTGGGATAATCCCGACCTGCGCTTGCTGCTTGAAAAAATTCTCCCCAAAAGCACACAGATGGACAATTTTCAGCTGACGGTTGACTTCCCCCACTTGGGGCCCCGGTCAATGCTTCTCTCCGCCCGCAAAATGCGTGTTAGGGAGACCGCTCAGGATTCCATCCTGTTAGGAATACAGGACGCTACAGAACGCTTAAACATGGAGGCTTCTCTACGGCAGGCTAAACGCGAGGCGGAAAAAGCAAGTCAGGCGAAAAGTGAGTTTCTCGCTACTATGAGCCACGAGATTCGCACACCGATGACGACAATCATCGGCGTTATTGAACTCCTGCAACAGGGCAACCTCAAGCCAGAACTCTTACGTTGCCTTGCTCTGGCTGACACCGCGGCGGAATCCTTAATGGAACTGCTTGGAGACATCCTTGATTTTTCGCGAATTGAGGCAGACAGGCTGACTCTGAAAAGGGAAAAATTTGACTTGCGCCACGGCATCAGCGAGGTCACAGACATCATGCAGTTGCAGGCAGAAAAGAAAGGTCTGGCCATGAGGCTGGACATCGGCAGTGATGTTCCAAAAGACTTTATTGGCGACCAGATGCGCCTGCGCCAGGTTCTGGTCAACCTGGTCAGTAATGCCATTAAGTTCACGGAACAGGGCGAGGTTAAAATCAGCGTCAATCTCTTGCCAGCCGAGCAGACCGAACAGAACTCGCCGATGCTTATTTTCTCGGTTCGAGATACCGGCATCGGCATCCCACAGGAAAATATTAAGGGTATGTTCAATGGGTTCACCCAGCTGGACAGCTCCAATACCAGGGAACATGGCGGAGTTGGTTTAGGGCTGTCGATCTGCAAGGGGCTGGTAGAGCGGATGGGAGGGAAGATCAGAGCCAAAAGTCGCGTTGGCGAAGGCTCAACCCTGTCTTTCACCATTCCGCTCCAGAGTGCCTCCGACGAGGACGAACAACCCTCAGCTCAAACGAAATCGGCCGGGGAGCTCTGCGTGTCTTTTAGGCCGCTGCGCATTCTCGTGGCAGAAGACGACCCGATGTTAAGATCTTTACTGACAATGCAGACGGCGGAAAGCAACCTCGATCTGGTTATCGTCGAAAATGGCCGTGACGCGATCGAGGCTTGGCGAAACTCAAGCTTCGACCTGATCCTGATGGATATTCAAATGCCATATCTCGATGGCTATGAAGTAACACGACTGATCAGGACACAGGAGGAGGAAGCCGGTGGGCACATCCCCATTATAGCACTCAGTGCTCATGCCAGCGAGGAGAGTCAGGAAATTGCACTGAGGGCAGGCATGGACGATTATTTGGTCAAGCCGCTACGCCTGGAGAAAATCTACGAAACAGTGGCCCGCTATGTTAAGACCGACGGTGAAAAACCTGATTAG